One part of the Bacteroidia bacterium genome encodes these proteins:
- a CDS encoding T9SS type A sorting domain-containing protein produces MKKLYLVFLLLIFSLLSNLSNSIFAQTALTAGDVAVVRINTDNNDEFTIVLLTAIELNTIINFTDRGWLPNTSMLRSGEGSFSWTADDGPYAAGTVLSFTRTGTDTWVVTLGDGSGSPGSISVFDTGMALAGNGDQVLVYQGLDTNPDFIYAAQTNSTVWQTGGAANDPNRSGLPSGLTNGTHAIAFGSGSGNEDEYDNISFDFSTTSGAKSTILAAIGNQANWTGRNNPRYTASISSFSVTVFPVELSHFSVSLQGGNAILDWTTDTEINNDYFQIERAGSDLSFLPIGQISGAGNSSNRLDYQFIDENPLEGSNFYRLRQVDFNGAFEIFQTVEISFEADGMLTFSSQYFPREDQLRISISNPENTAYSMEILSLNGQQLFFQAGTPGLASENLQISLSHLSAGMYLIRLNSTNGMLQYRKFMK; encoded by the coding sequence ATGAAAAAACTTTACCTAGTATTTTTATTGCTCATCTTTAGCTTACTTTCAAACCTTAGCAATTCTATTTTTGCCCAAACCGCGCTTACTGCCGGAGATGTTGCTGTAGTCAGAATCAACACGGACAATAATGACGAATTCACGATTGTCTTGCTGACGGCAATTGAACTCAATACGATAATAAATTTTACTGATCGAGGTTGGTTACCCAACACTTCAATGTTGCGGTCTGGAGAAGGTTCTTTCTCCTGGACAGCAGATGATGGGCCATATGCAGCTGGAACTGTTTTAAGTTTTACCAGAACGGGCACAGACACTTGGGTTGTAACCTTGGGTGATGGATCAGGAAGTCCAGGTAGCATAAGTGTATTTGATACGGGCATGGCTCTTGCTGGAAATGGTGATCAGGTACTTGTATATCAGGGACTCGATACCAATCCTGACTTCATTTATGCTGCACAAACAAACAGTACGGTCTGGCAGACGGGTGGGGCAGCAAATGATCCCAATCGTTCAGGACTGCCTTCGGGTCTAACCAATGGCACACATGCCATTGCCTTTGGCTCAGGAAGTGGAAATGAGGATGAATACGACAACATTAGCTTTGATTTCTCTACCACTTCTGGAGCGAAATCTACGATATTGGCGGCCATTGGAAATCAAGCAAATTGGACTGGGAGAAACAACCCCAGGTATACTGCCAGTATTTCCTCTTTTTCAGTAACTGTATTTCCCGTTGAGTTGAGTCATTTCAGCGTGAGCCTCCAGGGAGGAAATGCAATCCTGGATTGGACTACTGACACGGAAATAAACAATGACTATTTCCAGATCGAAAGAGCCGGGTCTGACTTATCATTTCTACCCATCGGTCAGATATCCGGAGCAGGAAATAGCAGCAATAGGCTCGATTATCAGTTTATTGACGAAAATCCTCTGGAAGGGAGCAACTTTTACCGACTTCGTCAGGTCGATTTTAATGGAGCTTTTGAAATCTTCCAAACCGTAGAGATCAGTTTTGAAGCTGATGGCATGTTGACATTCAGCAGTCAGTATTTTCCCCGGGAAGATCAGCTGAGGATATCAATCTCAAACCCTGAGAACACAGCCTATAGTATGGAAATTCTGTCTCTCAATGGTCAGCAGCTTTTCTTTCAGGCAGGAACTCCAGGCTTAGCAAGCGAAAATTTACAAATCTCGCTTAGTCATTTGTCTGCGGGCATGTATTTGATCAGATTGAACAGTACAAATGGCATGCTTCAGTACCGCAAATTCATGAAATAA